The Desmodus rotundus isolate HL8 chromosome 2, HLdesRot8A.1, whole genome shotgun sequence region ATCATTGTGAACCCGAGCAGCATGGCTCGGTCCTCTCCAGCACTGGAAGGCAGCTGCTTTTGCCCATCCGGTGGGTCCCCACCATTGTGGTatgtatttctcttcctccctgaggTAGATAAGGCTGTCCTTTGGTGGAAATGGGAAAGAGGTATTTCAATAGTCTCATAAAGAAGTCGGAACAATTACCAGCCCATGGCGGGTGGAGGGATCATCCCATTTGCTGCCCACCTAAGGTTTGTGAGCAGATTCGATGCAACACAATGAGATCCCATATTCAGAGCTTGGTGAAAAGTCTTATCTGAACATGCTAAAATGATGtgttataacatttttttctggaacagaACAAATAACACTAAGGAATGTTGCCTGGTGGAAGTCTTCAGAGACTTGTCTAATCAATGACTAGGAAAGAATTACCTGAAAAActagcttttgtttgttttatgtaaataaatattatgaaCTTGCTTATCTTTCAGGGTTATTGCACATGCCCttgaaagtatttttaacattcttttctgaatttcatttgGAAAGAATGACTCAGAAAGTTCACATTTGGAATTAACAGCATCCTGACCTAGGATTTGACTTGATCTTTCATATCCAGCTATTGCTGGAAGGGCAGCCTACCTGCCACAGGTCTCTCTGGCCCGAGGCCCAGTCCACTCAGAATGATGAAGGTGTCACTGCTGTCTTCTCTCCCTTCACCCCACTTCTCTCTGTCCATGAGTGGCCCTATGTGTCTCTCTTCCCACTCCGTGCTCTGCCCCAGCAAAGGATGTAATAAAGTCTTGCACAATGGGGTGTACAGTGAATAGTAAGGTCCAACACAAAGGTTACAAACTGGTGACCCATGGACAGGATCCAGCCCATAAATGCATTTTGtttggctttgtgtgtgtgtgtttttaatgtgTGGTTAGTTACTAACACTCTAAAAATCATGAAATCTCATAAAAATGCtgatttctgacttttaaaagcaTCACAAGGTCCATATTTCTGCGTATGAACAGCTGGCCAACCTGAGCAGAGGCTGCTGCTGAGGACAGCAGTGTGGTCTCCCATTTGCCTCAGTCCCGCCACTTCCTATGGCCAGTGTCACTTATTTGCTGTCCTCTGCTCTGAACTGTCCCCTTCAGGCCTGAAGGTAATTCCAATTTGAGAGGCTTAACAAAACCTTGAGCCAAACAAATGCAGCTATAATGGTAGAGAGTCAGGCTCCATTCAGCTGCATAAAAGCTGTCTAATTTTGAAGCCAAGCAAAACCCCTGTCAAGGGAACTGctaggttttggggggttttttctTCCCAGAGCATGTGTTATACGTtatcccccacccttccccttcttttccctagCTCCCTTTCTACTGGCAACATCTTCAAACTCCAAAGAGAGTAAGGGGGATGTCAGACAATCCAGGATGTTTCAGGGGCCCACACCAGGAGGCACTGCCTCCAGAGACGGCAGTTCTCTGTGGTTAGGGATACTTTGGGGATCAAGGACCTGGTTGGGGGATTTTTAGTCTCCTTTGATATTTTAGTCACTCTCTATCATCCCATCCTCAGAGAATGAGCAGGAGAAAACTTTGAGCCAGTATATTTTACAATGTCTGTCACACAGACATGACAGATTAAGGGTTTTAGTCCCAAAGTAAAGTTTGGATAGTTTGTTGGGCACACTGCCAGTACCCAGCATCCTGCATTCTCCCTGGGGCTCTGGAACTGGACTTCAGTTGCTTTGTAGCATAAAGTGTCCTGGAGGTTTACTGTAGTGAAGAAGCTTGTTAGGAAGTCTCTTTGGCATTTCCGATGCACTGACTTAACAAACCCAATTATAATTGTATGATACACAAAACTGGCATAACCTGATTCTGATCTAATTGAGGAATAAGACCGACCTGGTCGTATAATACTAgactattttctctttctaatatttcTGCCCACGTTGTTTCAAGGCTGTATGAAAAGTGAACAACCTCACTGAGCACTTTTTAATTCATGTTTGGGGGGAAGGATGACATAAAATAATCactaaaaatgaacacacagatatgtttttattattgtaaaagtAATTAAGCTGTTTCACTTGGATGGTGGACTGGACACCTACTCTAACTGCTAACAGCTACAAATTCTGGCCAAAGCTTTTTTAAGAAAGTTGGAAATACTCAAAGGACAAAACCTCTTTGAAAGTAGGAACTTAGGGAAGAAAGTAAATGGAAGGAAACTTTTACCTTGAGGGCGTTTGCAGAACTTGGTGACCTTGAGCTTCAGCATCACACTGTGTGGAGCAAAGGAGGACAGGAAACAATGCCCAGGGCCTATCCAGGGTATGGGACTTAATACACCACTGAGCTAACACTGACCCCAAAGGACCCCATACTCAATGTAAGAATAAACTAGAAATAACCACCTCAAACCCCGAAACTAGTAGAGGAGGGAAATTACAATCTCTCCCCTGAGATTTTGTAACTTTAAGGTGATCCTCAAGAGAATTTTAGCCTGAATTCACACTACCCAGGAAATTCAAAAACCCTAACCTAGTAATTGTGTTTAATGTTGTCACAAGTACATGTCCCTTTGACAGCTGGCAGAAGCAAACACATACCTTAGAGGAACTCACCTCAAAGGAATCCTATAAAGTTTCAAGGAGTATGTGTTCTTACTCAAAAGTCATAAAACACACAGCAAGGGACTTTGAGTGGGAAAAAATAGACAACAGAATCAGACCCACCAAAAACTTCAGATATTTAGACAGTATATAAAACTGtatctataatatatttaaagaaatcaagAAAGGATGAGAAATATGAGAAAGAGCCAAGGACTCTAAAATATGCCcaatctaatatttaaaaatcaaatagaatttctagaaaaaaataaaataattgaaattaaaaaactcaGTGGAAAGATCTAACAGATTAGATACAACTGAAAAGCTAATTAGTAACCAGAGGGATTTGCAAAACAGATTATAATGCAGAAAGGTTTCTTTAATAGCAAATGCAGAGAGGACATGAACAATAAATAGCGAATGTCTAACATAAAGCCTTTCCAGAATtgcaggaaaaagagaagagaaataaagtcagaagtaatatttttaaaagatagtaaaATTCCAGAATTGATGAAGACCACAGTCCCCAGATTCCAGAAGCCCattgagataaaataaaaagaagcccaCACCTACACACATCACAGAGATGTTGCACAGACACTAAGATAAGCCAAAGCTTAAAagcttaaaagcagccagagggaaagacAGACTAACTTCAAAGGAATGACAGATAGGCTGAAACTTCTCTACAGCAGGGAGAGAAATGCTGTCAATATGCTGAGAGAAAGTAACTACAGAACTCCATAACAAGCAAAAATCCCTCAAGAATAAgtatgaaataaagacatttcagaaGCACACAAAGCTGAGTTGACCACCAATCAAACCCCACTAAGGAAAAGGTCAGGGATTCACCTGAGACAGGGAAAACAATTCAGATGGAACAGCTGCGATTTAAACAGAAATGCAGAGGAATTAAGGggttaaaaaaaagacactgactttataaagtaataatatctaaatttaattaaatatttaaatttaaattattttaaaatttttaaataaaattaccatCATCATACGGAGttcaaagaaaagataaatacataacaaGAGCATACAGCGTACAGGGGATGACAGCGTGTGTGCTAAAAGCCCAATATTTTTCGGACAGAacacacagacatttatttctcttttggtaAGTTCAAGGCTGCGTGCTAAAATTTCTGGAGTATCCACTAAGAGAGTTTAAATAGGTGATTTAACTTCCTAACTAgtagaggaaaaaagaatggaagggaagaaaaatcaatccaaaaaaaaaaagcaagaaagagagtGAAATCCCATGGAAAAGACAGGACAAGCAGCACAAAAACGTGATAGAATAAATCCAAGTACACCAGTGATGATAATAAATCTACATGGATTAAATGACACAGTTTAAAGAGAAGGATTGTCAGACTagatttaaacataatttttatgaaagatGCATCTAAAACACAGATATAGAAAGGTTGAAATTTGTCAAGCAAAGTCTAACAAAAAGCTTTAAGTGAAGAAGGTAATAACATTAATTAAAGGCTTGAAAATTCACCTGAAAAATCTAACAATACTAACTTATATGTCCCTAATAGCATTGCCTTATTAACAGAACTACAGGgggaaatagacaaatccactgTCAGATTATGAGGTATTTTTACATACTCCCTCAGTAATTCATAGCTTAACCAGACAATTCAGTAAGCAAATAGATTTGAGCAATTCAATTAACAAGCTATATCTCAATGATAATATAGAATACCATCCCCTACAGAAAATATATTCTCCTCAAACATGTATGGAACATTTATGAGACCTAATCACAAGCTGAGCCATTAACAAAACCCTCAACAAATGTCAAAAAATTCATGAAAGTAATAGTACTTTTTTTATGTTCATCTTATGaagttcaaaaaataaagaaaagtcacCCGCATTTCTACTACTTAGAGGTAATGACTGTTCATTTAGTGGGTTATTCTCCTCCTCTATATTGTATTAAATAGAATGAGATCACACTGGATATAGgggtttatttttaatcatgCCTTTTTCATTCAACCTAATAAGCACTTTCCCGTGTCAGTATCAATTCTTTGTAACACTTCTGTTAGATACATAATACTATTCCATCAGTTGGATATGCCATAATTTCCTTAACCATTTCCTTATTGTTGAATAAGTTTTCCAGGACCGTAAACATCCCTATAATTAACTGTGTGGTATTTACAAGCACCTTTCATCCAAGGACCTCAAAGCACTTAAGAATGATCTAATTTTGCTCTCCAGCCAGAGGTAAGTAAAcagcatttttattcctttttgccAGCAGTACATCTCCTCTTGTAACCAGTCTAACCCGAAGATGTTTCATTCAGTCAAGGCAGAACCCACCCCCTTTCTGTCACCTCCCCTGCAGACAGAACTGACTTTCACATGCTCTGATACTACACATTGCTACAGGGGCCTCCTGGCTTAACCTGAGGCAAACTCAATTTCAAAGGCTTGAACATGCTCATTGGGGTGTGATCCCGGCAGATGCCAGCAGCCTCTCCCTCTTACACTAACTTGAGCAAAAAGTGTTCCAGAAAGGACTCGTGGATgcacacaacagtgtggtgattgcgtgGGGAGGAGGGTATGAGGAACTTAatggtaatggggggaaaaaaccacaataaagataaataaaagtgttCCTTAGAAAGACGCCGCGGTTCGTCAAAGCCTGATATTCATCTGCCACTCGTGTCACATGTGTATGTAATATCTAAGCATTGTGTATGTtaaattaatgtttccctctAATTTGTTTGTGTTGCTGGAGAGATTTGGGTAATTGTTTTTacccttctatttttttttaattataaaatcatttaacATCTTCTTTTGTAACAGCTAAGAGGCCAAGTCGACGAGGTCCATCGAGTTTGGTAAGTGGAAAAAGCAATAATCCAGTCATGGGcttcagaaatgaaaatgggAGACTATTGCTGCGGGGAGAACACAGCTGCTCTTCCGTCTGGTTAATTATGTAAGAACGGGGCATTAAAACTTGTTCCATTGCAAGTCTGTCACTTGATCTTCTGCCATACAGTGATACACTTTGTCTTTTCACAAAAGCATTAGTTCATTTAAGAGAGAAGTGTTTTTTGCCTGTATCTCTTTCCTCTGTGGTCTGTCTGTTCCTTCCTCCTTCAGCTCCCACATCCGTCCAAACCCCTGTATCTCACTGTCCTGCGTTCTCTCTTTCAAATATCCTTGAGTGTCTGTAGTTAAAGGGTGAGGGAAGTGGGTAATGTGATGACCATCGTGATCTTTATTGTTTCCACTTTCTCAGCTCCCAACTCCGCTTCAACCACTGACAAACCATCAGGTTTTTGGATAGAGTGAGTGAAGCTGGCTGTGAAATGTACCCCTCTGAGGAATAAATTGGCTAGTTTTTCAGATCCCATTCTTCCAGTACCCTCAGGCATTGTTGCTTTTCTGTCAATTTTGGTGCCCGCTTCTGACTGTCCCCCCCCAAACCAGGGAACAAGCAGAGAGAGTGCAGCTTAAGGCCCTCAGACCCTCTGCTTTGCATTCCCCTAGGGAGAAAAGAGGTCCTTAAGATAGCTTAACTAGCTCACTTCCCCCCTTAAGAAGTTACCTCACTTCCTCCCTTAAGGTGGTTAATAACAACGTCTGAAATGTACAGACAGTATGATGAAATACTACAGAGAGCATGCTAGGCTAttactatctccatttcactgacCAGGGGATGAGGCAGAGAGAAATTGCGTGACTTGCTCACAGCCATCCAGCTAGTTAAGTGgcggagctgggatttgaatgcaGGCCTGTGACTCCAAGACCCAAGCAGGTTTCAACAATGGGACCAAATGCTGGCAGTCATTTCCTCATTCCTTCACTCAAGCAagaggtatttattgagcaccaaccaTGTGCTAGGCCATGTTCtagtggtggggagccagagaggAATTTAAAAGGTCACTGGCCTCCAAGAACTTGCAACCTGGAGGAGGAAACCAAGGAGAAAGGATGGAGCCTCCTGGACATCACTGCTGCTGGGGAAGCCTCCAGTTTTCCCTGGGAGGCAGCAAGTGGGCACCCTCAGAGGATGATGACCAAACTCAAAAACCAGACTTGTCATGGCTGTTCTTCTTCTAGCTGCTTGTTGAGCGAGATTCCCATTACAGGCTGAGAGATTCTGGTGGTGACTTACCTCCCCTGGCGCTGCCGGCCACCCTGGAGTGTAATTTGAACGGGGATGCTGAACGGCTGCATGAGACCAAGGGGCTGGGCAAGATGGACCCCTTTCACCTGAGTCATAGCCTCTGAGGGCACCAGAAGGGTGATACTCAAGCATCAACGGGAGCGGGGTCCCAGAGGGAGCCACCAGTGTCCCACAAGGGCAGCCATCAAAAGCACCACTGCCTCCAAAGCTGCCACCTGGTGCTGGGTGGTGCCTGCTTTGCTGGACAGGTGGGAAGTCAGGGCAGGCCTGCCTGTGGCTCTGCAAATTCCAAATGAGGCTGAGCAGTCAGTTCTAGAACCTCAAGAAGCCCCTGCATAATTTTCTGCAGCCAAACTCCCCACAGTCTCCCAGTACCTGGCCTCCGCCTCGTCACTTATGTTCTGCCTCAGCAGCCAGGTGCATCACCATAGAGACCTAACCACTTGTGGAAAG contains the following coding sequences:
- the KCNMB3 gene encoding calcium-activated potassium channel subunit beta-3 isoform X3, yielding MTQVKGVHLAQPLGLMQPFSIPVQITLQGGRQRQGRTALSTSGRKRNTYHNGGDPPDGQKQLPSSAGEDRAMLLGFTMMGFSVLMFFLFGITILKPFMLRHQEINAGTHLERDVTDCEVKEKADIDSF